The Desulfuromonadales bacterium sequence GCCTCGGCGACGGTGAGCCGCTCCCAGGGCGGGGTGAGGTCGATGGTCGCGCCGCCGCAAGTCAGTTCCCCGGCCGGGACCAGCGCCGCCAGCAGGGCCTCGCACTCGGTCATCAGCGCCGTGTAATCGACCCCCGCCCGGTACCATTCGAGCATGGTGTACTCGGGGAGATGTCGGCTGCCACGTTCGCCGGCGCGCCAGCAGCGGCAGATCTGGAACAGGCGCTCGTAACCGGCGGCGAGCAGGCGCTTCATGCAGAGCTCGGGAGAGGTATGCAGGAACCAGTCGCCGGCGGGGACGGCGTCGATGTATCCCTCGGGGGCGTTGCCGGGGATGCGGTGCGGGGTCTCCACCTCGAGGTAGCTCCGGTCGACGAAGAAGGCCCGGATCGTCTGGACGATCCGGGCCCTTTCATTGAGTTTGTGCCGCTTGCGGGCGAGCTGCCAGTTGGGTTCCATGCAGGTCCATTTAAGTCCCCCTTTGTAATGGGGGATTTAGGGGGATTTTGCAAGGTCGGACGATCAAATCCTCCCTGTCCCCCTTTGCCAAAGGGGGGAGTGCTTATTCCTTCACCCGCGTGACGTAGTCCCCGGTGCGGGTGTCGATCTGGATCAGGTCGCCCGTTTCGACGAAGGAAGGGACGGCGAGGGTATAGCCGCTCTCGGTCGTAGCCGGTTTGTTGTTGCCGGCGGCGGTGTCCCCCTTGACCCAGGGGTCGGCCTGGGTGATGCGCAGGGTGACGAAGTTGGGGAGGGTGATGCCGATGCCGCGGCCGTTGAAGAGCAGGATTTTGACATCCATGTTGTCCTTGAGGAAGTAGTGATCGTCCCCCAGGGTCTCTTCGTCGAGCGTGACCTGCTCGTAGCTCTTGTTGTCCATGAAGACATAGCCCGACTCGTCCCGGTAGAGAAACTGCATGTCGCGGTCCTCCAGGGCGGCGGGGTCGAAGGACTCGCCCGAACGGTAGGTGCGGTCGAAGAGCGAGCCGGTGATCATGTTGCGCAGCTTGCACTTGTAAAGGGCCTGGCCCTTGCCGGGCTTGGTGAAGTCGAAGGCGACAATGACGTGGGGCTCGCCGTCGATCATGAGCTTGAGGCCCTTTTTCAGGTCGGCACAGGTGTACATGGGTTGTTCTCCTTCAGTTTATTTCGGACAGAGCCGGGACAGACGAAAAACCGAATTTAACCATACTTGCCCCCGTTTTGTCATCGAAAATTTCCGCCTGGGGCGATTGTCTTCTCCCGGCCGGTATGATACATTCCCGCAATTCGACCCGCTCAAAACCGAAGGAGAATCCCATGCTCACCACTGCCGATTTCAAGCGCGGGCTGGTCATCCAGCTCGACAACGCCCCCTGTCTGCTCCTCGATATGACCACCCAGTCCCCTTCCGCCCGCGGCGGCAATACGCTGGTCAAGACCAAGTACCGCAATCTGCTCACCGGACAGGTGCTGGAGAAGACCTTCAAAGCCGGCGATAAGGTCGATGAGGCTGATTTCGAGCGGCGCAAGGGGCAGTTCCTCTATCCGGCCGGGGACGGCGGCGTCTTCATGGATCTCGAAACCTACGAGCAGTACGAGCTGGGCGCCGAGATGTTCGAGCCGGTGCAGGGGTTTCTGCTGGAGGGCGCCGAGGTGCAACTCGGCCTGTTTCAGGGGCGGGTGGTCAGCGTCGACCTGCCGATGACGGTGGAGTTGGTTGTCACCGAAACCGCTCCGGCCATCAGGCACGCCACCGCCACCGCCCAGACCAAGGAGGCGGTGCTGGAGACGGGGATGAAAATCCAGGTGCCGGGTTACCTGGAGTCGGGGGAAAAGATCAAGGTCGACACCCGCGACGGCCGATTTATTTCAAGAGCGTGAGACAATTGGTCGGTTATGGCAGAATGCTAAGGCTCCAGAGACGACTTGTCCTGGAGCCTTAGCATTTTCGTTGTAGGGGGACCTATCTCCAG is a genomic window containing:
- a CDS encoding EF-P lysine aminoacylase GenX translates to MEPNWQLARKRHKLNERARIVQTIRAFFVDRSYLEVETPHRIPGNAPEGYIDAVPAGDWFLHTSPELCMKRLLAAGYERLFQICRCWRAGERGSRHLPEYTMLEWYRAGVDYTALMTECEALLAALVPAGELTCGGATIDLTPPWERLTVAEAFTRHGSLSLEDALAAGRFDELIAFEIEPRLGLTRPTFLTEYPASLAALARKKPGNPGVAERFELYIAGVELANAFSELTDPVEQRQRFEREEAQRRTAGKAPYPTPEKFLRELATMPDAAGIALGVDRLVTLLTGAESIDEVVAFTPEEL
- the efp gene encoding elongation factor P; its protein translation is MYTCADLKKGLKLMIDGEPHVIVAFDFTKPGKGQALYKCKLRNMITGSLFDRTYRSGESFDPAALEDRDMQFLYRDESGYVFMDNKSYEQVTLDEETLGDDHYFLKDNMDVKILLFNGRGIGITLPNFVTLRITQADPWVKGDTAAGNNKPATTESGYTLAVPSFVETGDLIQIDTRTGDYVTRVKE
- a CDS encoding elongation factor P, which gives rise to MLTTADFKRGLVIQLDNAPCLLLDMTTQSPSARGGNTLVKTKYRNLLTGQVLEKTFKAGDKVDEADFERRKGQFLYPAGDGGVFMDLETYEQYELGAEMFEPVQGFLLEGAEVQLGLFQGRVVSVDLPMTVELVVTETAPAIRHATATAQTKEAVLETGMKIQVPGYLESGEKIKVDTRDGRFISRA